One stretch of Carassius gibelio isolate Cgi1373 ecotype wild population from Czech Republic chromosome B1, carGib1.2-hapl.c, whole genome shotgun sequence DNA includes these proteins:
- the LOC127949232 gene encoding sodium/myo-inositol cotransporter-like, translating to MASTMEAADIVVVAMYFILVLAFGFFAMWKANRGTVSGYFLAGRSMNWMMIGASLFVSNIGSEHFIGLAGSGAASGFAVGAWEFNAILLLQLLGWVFIPVYIHSGVYTMPEYLSKRFGGKRLKVFFASLTLLLYIFTKLSVDLYSGALFIQESLGWNLYVSIILLITMTALLTITGGLVAVIYTDTLQAFLMISGALCLMAISLVKVGGFEGLRSKYMNASPNITAIEFENNITYSNSCHVHPKPDSFKILRGPLDKDLPWPAFLLGQTPASIWYWCADQVIVQRVLAARNIAHAKGSTLMAGVLKVLPMFIIVIPGMISRVLFADELACIGPEHCMRVCNSKAGCTNIAYPRLVMNVMPVGLRGLMMAVMLAALMSDLDSIFNSASTIFTLDIYKMVRHQASSKELMVVGRMFVVLIVAISIAWVPFVVEMQGGQMFLYIQEVSDYLTPPIAALFLLGVLWKRCNETGAFWGGIVGFLLGAVRLILAFVYREPDCDTTDDRPAFIKDVHFMYVAAVLFWVSGLVTVVVSLWTDPPSKEQIATTTLWGLRSRNQTEKNKLPQRSVESKNEKIKNKVEIKPPSQVIQTGLEILPNGHLESQHTHKQQDIDHVGGDKGRCVKCLDWFCGYKQNLEDPDSSFGDEDRNFTEMLKEPPKTKIILNLGLLIVCTLGMFLFVYFSL from the coding sequence atggcaTCAACAATGGAAGCAGCAGATATCGTTGTTGTTGCCATGTACTTCATTCTTGTCCTGGCCTTTGGCTTTTTTGCGATGTGGAAAGCAAATCGAGGTACAGTGAGTGGATATTTCCTTGCTGGTCGTTCCATGAACTGGATGATGATCGGTGCATCGCTGTTCGTGAGTAACATCGGCAGTGAGCACTTCATCGGCCTCGCTGGCTCAGGTGCAGCAAGCGGGTTTGCCGTAGGTGCTTGGGAGTTCAATGCCATTCTACTGCTGCAGCTCCTGGGCTGGGTCTTCATACCCGTTTACATCCACTCAGGTGTGTACACCATGCCGGAGTACCTCTCCAAAAGATTCGGCGGGAAGCGGCTGAAGGTTTTCTTCGCGTCCCTAACTCTGCTCCTCTACATTTTCACCAAGCTCTCAGTGGATCTATATTCCGGAGCGCTGTTTATCCAGGAATCTCTGGGCTGGAACCTGTACGTGTCCATAATCCTGCTCATCACCATGACCGCCCTTCTCACGATAACTGGCGGCCTGGTGGCGGTTATATACACGGACACTCTGCAGGCGTTCCTCATGATATCGGGAGCACTGTGCCTGATGGCTATCAGTTTAGTTAAGGTCGGAGGTTTCGAGGGTTTACGCTCCAAGTACATGAACGCCTCTCCAAACATCACTGCCATTGAGTTCGAGAATAACATCACCTACTCCAATTCCTGCCATGTGCATCCTAAGCCAGATTCGTTTAAGATCTTAAGGGGTCCTTTGGACAAAGACCTGCCGTGGCCTGCTTTTCTTCTGGGCCAGACTCCAGCTTCGATCTGGTACTGGTGTGCTGATCAGGTCATAGTCCAGAGAGTCCTGGCAGCTCGAAATATTGCCCACGCAAAAGGGTCAACCCTGATGGCGGGCGTCCTGAAAGTCCTACCAATGTTTATCATTGTGATTCCAGGGATGATCTCCCGTGTGCTCTTTGCTGATGAACTTGCTTGCATCGGTCCAGAGCACTGCATGCGAGTCTGCAACAGCAAAGCCGGTTGCACTAACATTGCATATCCTCGCCTCGTCATGAACGTCATGCCCGTAGGTCTACGAGGCTTGATGATGGCGGTGATGCTCGCCGCTCTCATGAGTGACTTGGACTCGATCTTTAACAGCGCCAGTACTATCTTCACCCTTGATATCTATAAGATGGTACGTCACCAGGCTTCCTCCAAAGAGCTCATGGTGGTGGGACGCATGTTTGTGGTCCTCATAGTGGCCATTAGCATAGCCTGGGTCCCCTTCGTCGTTGAGATGCAAGGTGGTCAGATGTTTCTCTACATTCAGGAGGTGTCGGATTACCTCACGCCACCCATCGCTGCACTCTTCTTGCTTGGTGTCCTTTGGAAACGTTGCAATGAGACTGGTGCATTCTGGGGTGGAATAGTGGGCTTCTTGCTAGGAGCCGTAAGACTCATTCTTGCCTTTGTTTATAGGGAGCCGGATTGTGACACGACCGATGACCGCCCTGCTTTCATCAAGGATGTTCATTTCATGTATGTGGCAGCTGTGTTGTTTTGGGTTTCAGGGCTCGTGACGGTGGTCGTCAGTCTTTGGACGGATCCACCGAGCAAGGAACAGATTGCTACGACTACTTTGTGGGGACTGCGCAGCAGGAATCAAACCGAGAAGAACAAACTTCCTCAGCGTTCTGTAGAATCAAAAAATGAGAAGATAAAGAATAAGGTGGAAATCAAACCACCATCTCAGGTTATTCAAACAGGGCTTGAAATACTTCCAAATGGCCACTTGGAGTCTCAACATACCCACAAACAACAGGACATTGATCATGTAGGTGGAGATAAGGGACGGTGTGTGAAATGTTTGGACTGGTTTTGTGGATATAAACAAAATTTAGAGGATCCAGATTCGTCTTTTGGAGATGAAGACAGGAATTTTACTGAAATGCTCAAAGAACCTCCAAAAACCAAAATTATCCTCAATCTCGGTCTCTTGATAGTGTGCACACTTGGAATGTTCTTGTTTGTATACTTTTCTTTGTAA